ACTTCGGGTGCGCGTTCTGATCAGTGTACACAGGGCACGCAACATTGATCACGCCCAGGAACAGGCCAATCGTGAAGCGGCCGACAATCAGCACCCAAAACTCGTTCTCGGAGGTCGACACATGGCACATCACGGACGACACAACACCCACGAGACCAACGAGCAGAAACGAGAGCCTCGCGCCAATCGTCGACGCAAGCGGGCCAGCAAACACGGAGCCGATCAAGCAGCCGGCAATCATCGAGCCGGCGAAGATACCGCTTTCCGACGACGAGTAGCCCGACGGGTTCTGGCACTCCATGGTGCTGTAGGACCACCTGCACCGCGGGTCTGCCTCACACCGGGTAATCGCACCCGGAATTTCCGTAGCATTCGAGTAGGTGTACGTTCGGCGGCACGTGACATCGGGCCAGCCACAGTAGCCGGTGCCAGTCTCGTTCGAAAACCACTGGCAGTCGGCGttcggcgccgtcgtgcagcctctctcgctgcggAAGTTCGCGCAGTTCGTGCTGTAGCCAAACAGCGTGGAGTACACGCCGACAAAGCCGATCGAGTAGCCGTTGAGGCTGCCACCGATGGCCTGCACTAATATAACCTTGGCGTTGCTCGCCGAAATGAACGGCGgcgcgtcgtcctcgtcctccatGGCATTCTTCTTAGCAAGGTCATGGATGGGCTCCTCCGACAAAGAGTTTGAGCGCTGCCCGTTCGCCTCCAGCGTGTCGCTCATGGCTGCGGACAGTGCCCTCAATGGGTTGGCTGCACGGAAGAAAGGATAGCGGTCAGCAGAAACAGCGTCGGCCGTGGGTGTCGACAGCGGCGGGGAAGGAGAGCTTGAAAAGTGGGTGTGTTGCTTTGTGTTGCTTGCTgagagagctgcagcgccgtgaaGGTGTTACTGCGCACGTGTAGGGGTGGGGGACAGAGAATAGCAGAGGCACATGAGGAAGACAGAGGAAGGGCGCGCGGGCGGAGTGagccagcacacgcacaagcatgCGCAGGCGCATACAGCACTACACCGCAACATCCCCATCGCGCTGTCCTAAACGGCAACGCGGAGACGGCGCCTCGCACCCGTCCGTCGAAAGCACCACGCCGGTTGgtcggcgcagcgctccgcatAAACTCGCGCAAGAGGAGCAGGGGTGTGTCTCCGCTATTCGCAGCTACCTCGAACACTCAGCGAAGTCCAGGAAAAGTTAGCAAGAGAGGCGATGTGCCTTTCCGCGATCCTGCACCCATTCACGTGGtacggtggcagcggcagctaaaggagaaagaaaacaagGCAGAAACGAAACGACGAAAGCGCTCCACTAGTTCTACTCACATGTGAAAATCGAGAGGAGGTCAGCGCCACGCTCTGCGGTCCCTCGGAGGCGCATCACGCAGGCCATCTCGCCTTCGCTTGCGTGCGCCGTGAGGCTTGCGCAGGCCgccagagaggagggcgagagaaaCCAATAGAGAGAGGAACACGCGACCACATTTGCTTTTGATAGAGTGAGACAGAGAAGCCTCTGACCATCCTCTCCGCTCACACTCTTTCCTCGCGCCGCGTCAGGGCACaccggcgtctgcgcgcaGCCGAGACGGCCGTCTCCAGCGGGCATCGCTCCCGTCCGCACGCGCCGTACCCCTGCGCACGCAATACTAGTgaaacgaaagagagaaggtACCGTTTTTCATCTTTTGGATACTGCCGTCCCTTGCGCATGTCGCGCGCCACCCCGCCAGCTCACACCGCACCTCATGTCctccgcaccaccaccacgggCAGaaggcagcaccgcgcaGGCACCGTGTTCCAGCTCGTGCTAAAGACGAAAGCGTCTGAGCGAGCGTGCGTGGGGAGCGGGAGGTAAGAACAGGGGCGACAACCCCAACAACGCGAGTCGGGCACTGTTCgacgagcgcacgcgcaacCTTCGTATGACCGCACGCTAAGGGTGAGCGAGGCACGTCACAATGGGACCACAGAACACACATCAACGAACACAAaggagaaaaagggggacAAAGAacggaaggggaaggggtgttagagaagagggaaaggaaaaccaaaaaaaaaacgttttcgttttctttaAAACAGTGAGGTGGGAGAGAAAAGATGTGAGTGGAAAACAGgtgcacggctgcggcgcatgACCAACCACCTGGCGAGTGTGACCTCCAAAGGGAAGCACAGAAACAGAAGGGCAAGGGATGCACCGCAGGAAAGCACAAAAGTACCCGATCCCAGCAGCTCCCCGCCTGCCCCCCTCCGACGCTGGGCCCCAACATGCAAGTGCTGTCGACCACCGACATGCAgagagcggcgcggcgcagcagcacgtgccTAGGCGTACATCATGTCAAGCACAACAGCCTATATTATTCCCACCAGCGCGCGCGTCTCATCAAAGCAACACAACCGAAAAGTGCGTTGGCGCGGCACGGCGCTCCCCGCAAGCGCGGTCAAAGCCAGCGGAGTcgaagccgtcgccgcgcgccgACGCACGTCTAGTCACGGACACACGACCCTGAATGcggcgcgagagagaagacgggAAGGCCAATGCAGCATCCTCCTCATTCTGCTCACTCAGCCCTGTTGCCGCTGAGCGAGGAgctcagctccttcttcccGTCAGCCGGGGCAGCCGCCCTCTTCTTGCCATCGCGCTTCTCGTCCCACGGGTGCAGGAAGAAGACCTGGACGATGAAGCAGATAATTCCCGCGCAACCAAAAAAGATGAAGGCAACGGCCTGGCCCTTGTCCTGGTTGCCTGACGGGCCGCCAGAGATACGCTCCGTCGCGATCGGGTAGCACACGTTGATGATCAGGTTGAAGATGAACTGGGTCACCTGCGTGAACGACGCACCGCGCGGGCGAAACGACAGCGGGAACATGTCCTGCGTCAGCACGTAGTAGCACGGGCCCACGCACACCTCGAAGCCGAGAATGAACAGCAGGATGCCAGTGATGGCCACGCCGTTCTTCACCTCCGTCTTCTTGCTGACACCGGGGTACACGGGGATACCGCACATGAGCAGGCACATGCTCGACGTGAAGATCGAGCCGAAGAGGAACAGCTGGCGCATCGTGAACACGTACGAGAGCGGGATCGACGCAAGCGTCGTCACGAAGTTCCACAGCATCACAACGAAGTTGCCTATCAGCGGCGCCAGGCCAAGGCTGCCCATGATCGTCGGGGCATAGTTCATCACAGCATTAATGCCagtcagctgcagcgtgccAGCCATCACGGCGCCCATCAGCAGGCGCGGGATCATTTCGACGTAGCCGTACTCGTTCGGGTCCAGCTCAATGCCACCCTCCTCATCGTCGCCACCGAACTTCGCGCGCGATTCGCTCATCACAATCCCAAGCACGATCGTCAGCAGGCTGAACAGGGTCGagaacgcgcacacgccctgCATGCGCGCCATCACCATCTGGTCCTTGTCGCGGTCAAACCAGATGCTCTGGCCAAGCGCAAGGccaaccgccgccgcgacgaaGATGCCCAGCGTCGTAAACACCTGGAACATCACACCGATCGTGCGCTTCCACTTCGGGTGCGCGTTCTGATCAGTGTACACAGGGCACGCAACACCGATCACGCCCAGGAACAGGCCAATCGTGAAGCGGCCGACAATCAGCACCCAAAACTCGTTCTCGGAGGTCGACACATGGCACATCACGGACGACACAACACCCACGAGACCAACGAGCAGAAACGAGAGCCTCGCGCCAATCGTCGACGCAAGCGGGCCAGCAAACACGGAGCCGATCAAGCAGCCGGCAATCATCGAGCCGGCGAAGATACCGCTTTCCGACGACGAGTAGCCCGACGGGTTCTGGCACTCCATGGTGCTGTAGGACCACCTGCACCGCGGGTCTGCCTCACACCGGGTAATCGCACCCGGCATTTCCGCAGCATTCGAGTAGGTGTACGTTCGGCGGCACGTGACATCGGGCCAGCCACAGTAGCCGGTGCCAGTCTCGTTCGAAAACCACTGGCAGTCGGCGttcggcgccgtcgtgcagcctctctcgctgcggAAGTTCGCGCAGTTCGTGCTGTAGCCAAACAGCGTGGAGTACACGCCGACAAAGCCGATCGAGTAGCCGTTGAGGCTGCCACCGATGGCCTGCACTAATATAACCTTGGCGTTGCTCGCCGAAATGAACGGCGgcgcgtcgtcctcgtcctccatGGCATTCTTCTTAGCAAGGTCATGGATGGGCTCCTTATCCGAGTTTGAGCGCTGCCCGTTCGCCTCCAGCGTGTCGCTCATGGCTGCGGACAGTGCCCTCAATGGGTTGGCTGCACGGAAGAAAGGATAGCGGTCAGCAGAAACAGCGTCGGCCGTGGGTGTCGACAGCGGCGGGGAAGGAGAGCTTGAAAAGTGGGTGTGTTGCTTTGTGTTGCTTGCTgagagagctgcagcgccgtgaaGGTGTTACTGCGCACGTGTAGGGGTGGGGGACAGAGAATAGCAGAGGCACATGAGGAAGACAGAGGAAGGGCGCGCGGGCGGAGTGagccagcacacgcacaagcatgCGCAGGCGCATACAGCACTACACCGCAACATCCCCATCGCGCTGTCCTAAACGGCAACGCGGAGACGGCGCCTCGCACCCGTCCGTCGAAAGCACCACGCCGGTTGgtcggcgcagcgctccgcatAAACTCGCGCAAGAGGAGCAGGGGTGTGTCTCCGCTATTCGCAGCTACCTCGAACACTCAGCGAAGTCCAGGAAAAGTTAGCAAGAGAGGCGATGTGCCTTTCCGCGATCCTGCACCCATTCACGTGGtacggtggcagcggcagctaaaggagaaagaaaacaagGCAGAAACGAAACGACGAAAGCGCTCCACTAGTTCTACTCACATGTGAAAATCGAGAGGAGGTCAGCGCCACGCTCTGCGGTCCCTCGGAGGCGCATCACGCAGGCCATCTCGCCTTCGCTTGCGTGCGCCGTGAGGCTTGCGCAGGCCgccagagaggagggcgagagaaaCCAATAGAGAGAGGAACACGCGACCACATTTGCTTTTGATAGAGTGAGACAGAGAAGCCTCTGACCATCCTCTCCGCTCACACTCTTTCCTCGCGCCGCGTCAGGGCACaccggcgtctgcgcgcaGCCGAGACGGCCGTCTCCAGCGGGCATCGCTCCCGTCCGCACACGCAAAGCTCGTATGACCGCACGCTAAGGGTGAGCGAGGCACGTCACAATGGGACCACAGAACACACATCAACGAACACAAaggagaaaaagggggacAAAGAacggaaggggaaggggtgttagagaagagggaaaggaaaaccaaaaaaaaacgtttCAGTTTTCTTTAAAACAGTGAGGTGGGAGAGAAAAGATGTGAGTGGAAAACAGgtgcacggctgcggcgcatgACCAACCACCTGGCGAGTGTGACCTCCAAAGGGAAGCACAGAAACAGAAGGGCAAGGGATGCACCGCAGGAAAGCACAAAAGTACCCGATCCCAGCAGCTCCCCGCCTGCCCCCCTCCGACGCTGGGCCCCAACATGCAAGTGCTGTCGACCACCGACATGCAgagagcggcgcggcgcagcagcacgtgccTAGGCGTACATCATGTCAAGCACAACAGCCTATATTATTCCCACCAGCGCGCGCGTCTCATCAAAGCAACACAACCGAAAAGTGCGTTGGCGCGGCACGGCGCTCCCCGCAAGCGCGGTCAAAGCCAGCGGAGTcgaagccgtcgccgcgcgccgACGCACGTCTAGTCACGGACACACGACCCTGAATGcggcgcgagagagaagacgggAAGGCCAATGCAGCATCCTCCTCATTCTGCTCACTCAGCCCTGTTGCCGCTGAGCGAGGAgctcagctccttcttcccGTCAGCCGGGGCAGCCGCCCTCTTCTTGCCATCGCGCTTCTCGTCCCACGGGTGCAGGAAGAAGACCTGGACGATGAAGCAGATAATTCCCGCGCAACCAAAAAAGATGAAGGCAACGGCCTGGCCCTTGTCCTGGTTGCCTGACGGGC
The window above is part of the Leishmania major strain Friedlin complete genome, chromosome 36 genome. Proteins encoded here:
- a CDS encoding glucose transporter, lmgt2, producing MSDTLEANGQRSNSDKEPIHDLAKKNAMEDEDDAPPFISASNAKVILVQAIGGSLNGYSIGFVGVYSTLFGYSTNCANFRSERGCTTAPNADCQWFSNETGTGYCGWPDVTCRRTYTYSNAAEMPGAITRCEADPRCRWSYSTMECQNPSGYSSSESGIFAGSMIAGCLIGSVFAGPLASTIGARLSFLLVGLVGVVSSVMCHVSTSENEFWVLIVGRFTIGLFLGVIGVACPVYTDQNAHPKWKRTIGVMFQVFTTLGIFVAAAVGLALGQSIWFDRDKDQMVMARMQGVCAFSTLFSLLTIVLGIVMSESRAKFGGDDEEGGIELDPNEYGYVEMIPRLLMGAVMAGTLQLTGINAVMNYAPTIMGSLGLAPLIGNFVVMLWNFVTTLASIPLSYVFTMRQLFLFGSIFTSSMCLLMCGIPVYPGVSKKTEVKNGVAITGILLFILGFEVCVGPCYYVLTQDMFPLSFRPRGASFTQVTQFIFNLIINVCYPIATERISGGPSGNQDKGQAVAFIFFGCAGIICFIVQVFFLHPWDEKRDGKKRAAAPADGKKELSSSLSGNRAE